The nucleotide window gcttgctcctcttggaaggagttcgcctaccgcggtctggaactgtggaagattccggcgcggtgtccgacacaaagccggacttggagccctggggggccttatccccttcactcctggagtccgggaggttgccttgcggctcctccgggaccacctcctcctgccccggagcttgtcgtgacgccacttcagcgtcgtctgcagtgcggggggagacagcgagcggaactgagttcacgtacgatgagtccagggagccgcccgacgattcgtcgaattcgccccggggcggactgcataattacattcgacattagggaaagctgtgcaacaaaggaacatcatgagttattctgatatccgaacttacgatttcgccggacgcttggccctatttggccactcctcttttccctcttcggcgttgggggcgtagtccggcggaggggtcttccttttcctagacccctcggcctcccccgttggggcggccttcctcttctctcctccctccgcgggggggggggggggagggttttcttcttcctcctcgttttcacgggaagagggcgtctcggactcgccggatgacgagtccggcaccaccacgttgcgggcactctttcgagtccccatggccttcttcttcttggccttcttctccggcaccacataaggcgccggaaccagcagcttcactagtagagctagggctgggtcttcgggcagcggagccggacagttaatcggtccggatatcgctcgccaagcctgtcaaaggtaagggagtttagatcccgcatagagtcaagctatgaaaaaagcttaacatcctgtaaaaggtgaagatagcttacctcgctagcgtgacgctgcgagctatatccgcggtcctcggaagcggatgcgggagcctcgacgcccttgaatagcaccttccaggcatcttcgtacgtcgtgtcaaagagcctgctaagggtttggtgctgcaccgggtcgaactcccacagattaaaatcccgttgttggcacgggaggatccggcggacgagcataacttggattacattaacaagccggattggcttgttcaccagggactggatgcatgtttgcaatccggtcacctctttttcgtcaccccatgacaggcccatctctttccaggacataagccgcgtggggggtctggatcggactcgggggctgcgatccagttcggatcgcgtggctcggtgatgtaaaaccacccggattgccacccctttagggtctccacaaaagagccctcgaaccataggacgttggccatcttgcccgccatggcgcctccgcactccgcctggctgccgcgcaccaccttgggcttgacgttgaaggtcttgagccaaaggccgaaatgagggcggacgcagaggaaagcctcgcacacgacgataaacgccgagatgttgaggatgaagttcggggccagatcgtggaaatctaggccgtagtagaacatgagcccccggacaaatgggtggagtggaaaacccagtccgcggaggaagtggggaagaaatactaccctctcatggggccttggggtagggagaagctgccccttttgggaagccagtgcgcgatgtccttagacaggtattcggccttccttagcttcttgacttggccctccgtagcggaggagaccatccacttgcctcccactccggacattgctggagaaggttgaggcgggaagtgcgggcttgggcgctggagctcgagtgcgcaggagatggataggcaaaggaggaagaaggcgtaggtaaaaaggtggttccttatccccttatatgggcggatgcggttgtgcgtccccaccagcctagtaaaactcgcttgcctcccaagcgccgtgataaatggcgcggttgggttacccacgtccgtattgatgagaatcccgtaaaaggggtacacgatctctgctttgacaagacgtgccaaggaaaccgcctcacgaAACATGCtaaggtggaaaagtaaaaacgattcgagtaaaggacttggccgtagtgtgatgacgcactgcggaatacgtcagcagatttgatttgtgtttatatcattctctctatggcaatatgtggaagcttattttgcagagcctgacactactcttggtgtttacaatcttctatgaaggacttggaggaggaacccgccttgcaatgccgaaaacaatttgcgcgccggactcgtcgtcattgaagtctggttcaggggctactgagggagtcctggattagggggtgttcgggtagccggacaataccttcagccggactcctggactatgaagatacaagattgaagacttcgtcccgtgtccggatgggactttccttggcgtggaaggcaagcttggtgatgcggatattcaagatctcctaccattgtaaccgactctatgtaaccctaaccctatccggtgtctatataaatcggagggttgtagtccgtaggcaatcaactccatatacaacaatcataccataggctagcttctagggtttagcctccttgatctcgtggtagatctactcttgtactacccatatcattaatattaatcaagcaggacgtagggttttacctccatcaagagggcccgaacctgggtaaaacatcgtgttccctgcctcctgttaccatccggcctggacgcacagttcggaaccccctacccgagatccgccggttttgacaccgacagtggagttgagccccaaagaagtttaaaaaaccccggaagaaaggatgaggaagcagtgagaatccgcgatctacatgggtggcgaggagaacacactcaccctTCCTTGGCTGCGGCTCGGTTTCATTCCCCGGGAGCCGTGCCAACTTGTGGGGATcggtcccccctccaccaggtcatcgaggtcgtcctgggtgattgtcgagcggatccagtcgccctggatccagcccggcaGCAGGCCGGATCTCGACGAGGACCCGCCTCGactggtccgcttgcccttcgcctttGCGGTCGCCTTCTTTGCGCGTTCCAGCGCCACCGTCTTCTCTTTCCCCATGGCGACGGATCGAGCCCGAGCGAGAGTCCGAcgacaagagcagaagcgagtgCGGCAGAGAGAttgggagaagaagaagaaagaatgggAGCGCACGGGGCAGAGGCCTGGTCCGGGACCTTTTATAAGGTCGACACCCGAGTGACTGACCGGTGGACCCAGGAAATataaacaaatcccgcaacagtcgcgcgcgcagtacgtggcgaaaaaggtggcgcggggatcgaggagacttgcctaatccgtcccgataacCTCGGTTCCGTCCGTTTggcgcacttcccaaaattcgaatcccgcgagatccgcggagagcagaacaacctgtcagactgaagacaaacatcctctacatcatcattcggaattctatcatggaaattcactcgacaaaaatcaagaatggaccaaggcgactgagaaaggtgtcgacgtcgtcacctcaactcattgttccaaaacaagatatactcataacacaaagaatgggtcggaagtgttcccaactccttccccactcaaaccctgatccattcgagggctaatgatgaagctatgtacctagggtagggtcatggatctgtccaacataccctccccaaggacatctctacaaagaatcagaagcagtcgaagagaaaccatcatccactcgaccgtgAAGATAtactcactcgaccaccttgaagacactcgaccaccagaagatgagaaaccTTCCACTCTGCAACAGtcaggacttaaaccatagctttatgggcatttaaTACACTTTACTGCAGACGTTACCAGTAAGgctcctcctttatgaacattgaaccctgtgtaacggaggggagcaggggttctggcgcactctatataagccaccccctcctttgggacaagggttcgcactttctgtaattcacacacatatattcagtcGACCGTCTCAGGGCtctgagacgtagggctattacttcctccgagaagggcctgaactcgtaaaactcgtgtgtacaactcctccatagctagaatcttgcctctacattctcaccccccccctattctactgtcagtcttagaaccacgacaatgACGGCGGTGCGCCTTCGGCTTGCTTCAGTGCTTGTACTCGTCGCTAGATGTTCTACGAATCTGgatataatttttattatttctgataTTTGTTGTACTGCCATGactgaagatgaatagattgaaaaAAAATCGTAAAGGAGAATTTGATTAGTTTTGGGCGCCCGTGCACCCGCTTTAAGCCGCCTTTCCAACCGCCAAGGGCCGTACTTTTCCCGTGCACACACTCCGCAGTCACACACACCACCACCGTCCGGCGCCTATTAGACGCCCACGACAGGCCATTGCCCCATCATCCCATCCACACTCGCAGCCATACACACGACACAACACACTGTCCGTTCGTCCGTCCGTCCGACCGACGGAGAGCGCGAGAGGCACACACCGCTTCCTCCTCCTTTGCTCGGCGCGAACAAGGACATGTCGTCATCCTCAGCGGCTCCCATGGAGCGGCACCACTCCATCGACGCGCAGCTCCGCCTCCTCGCCCCCGGCAAGGTCTCAGAGGACGACAAGCTCGTCGAGTACGACGCCCTCCTCGTCGACCGCTTCCTCGACATCCTCCAGGACCTCCACGGCCCACACCTCCGCGAGTTCGTACGTACTCTTAATCCGTACTTTCCACTGACCTTTCCCTCCCCTGCCGCGCATGAGAGCCTGCCTGACCTCGCCGGCCGGCCGTCGCTCGCTGCAGGTGCAGGACTGCTACGAGGTGGCGGCGGAGTACGAGGGCGACCGCGACGCGGCGCGGCTGGACGAGCTCGGCGGCAGGCTCACGGGGCTGGCCCCGGCCGACTCCATCGTCGTGGCCAGCTCCTTCTCCCACATGCTCAACCTGGCCAACCTCGCCGAGGAGGTGCAGATCGCGAACCGCCGcaggaacaagctcaagcgcgGGGACTTCGCGGACGAGGCCTCCGCCACCACCGAGTCGGACATCGAGGAGACGCTCAAGCGGCTGGTGTCCGACCTGGGCAAGACCCGCGAGGAGGTGTTCGACGCGCTCAAGAACCAGACCGTCGACCTCGTCTTCACCGCCCACCCCACGCAGTCCATCCGGCGGTCGCTCCTCCAGAAGCACGGCAGGTCGATTTTTTTCTTTGAAATTATAGTCCATTGAGCCCGGCTGCCTTAAAATGAACAGGGTAAATTTCTGCTGCATTTCGAAGCTTATTAACAGAGTAATCGAGCTTCTGTACGCGCAGGATACGGAATTGCCTGAGGCAGCTGTACGCCAAGGACATCACCGCCGACGACAAGCAAGAGCTCGACGAGGCTCTTCAGAGAGAGGTACAGTATATACTATGTTCCACAACCACAACCATACATGCATCGCTTGATGTAGAGGCTGGGGTTATTCCTCCTCTTCGAAGAAAAAACACAATCATATATGCATGCATGAGAATTTTGCTTTTTAAATCCAAAATGTTGGACAAATGTTTCCTAGGAGCACCGCCATCAATTTTGCAATTGCTGCTCAACGCCATCATAATTTCGAATCCACCAAACCAACCGAGTGGTCCATAATGTTATTGTTTGAGGCGAACCGTGCTGTTCTTGTCAGTCTGAGGGGTGTAGGAACCATGCTGTTTTCTTTTGTGGTGAATATACTAGCATGGTGACATGCTGGAGTTGTCCCTTCCTCAGTCGTCTCCTGCCATCTTGATCTTTCTGTTCAATCATCTACAGTGATGGAATGATTAAGATTAAATGTGTGGACACGTGGCGTCTAAGGGAATTCTTGAGCATATACGCTTCCACTTTACAATATATACTGTAATTAACAGAGTTTTAGTTCATCTTCCCTTTGGTTTTGCATTAAAGAAAGAGCATATGCCTTTGCATGAATCGCCAATGGTATGATGTGGTATATTGTACTGGCTCGCCAATGGTATGCTGTATATTATACTGGCTATTTGTATGAAGTGCCGTGATTGACTTCACTAGATCCATGTAGTTGACGAATCAGAGGATTCTTTGGTTTTCCTATAGAAAAGTAATGTCATAGTTGTGTGCCACTTACTATAAAAAAGAGTATTTTCCTGGCAAGATGTCATGAACAGAAATTTCATAGTAATTGAGTAATCTTCTGGGGTGGACTATGATTCCACCTGTTATTTCCGCACTTCTGATTATAATTTACCTTTTAAGTTTCAATGAGATGTCGACAAATTCATTGAGTTTCAATAATTTGAGTAGACGTCAAATTTTTTGTCCTTTGGTCAAAATATTTCAGCCATTTCAGTAGTACACATGAATTCAAATAATCATCAAAATATTTTGTAATATTTTCAAAGTTTTGGTTGAATTTCAAGGGAATGTTCGGTCATTTGGCCGAAATGCAAAAGAAATCACTTAAATTCACTGAATTTTGGCGACTTCGGTTGTGGTCGAAATATTTCAAAAATTGGAATTCAAGACCACTTTGTATACTTATACTATAAATATTGATTGTCTTAGTTTTAAATGTCTCCACCACAAGCCTCTATTAATATGAGATAACTATCATGGGGCTCCGACATTAATTGACTTGTCAATTCCTCACCTGCAAAATAAGGGAATACTGCTCAATCCTTAGGAGTTCAGACAAACAGTTTGGTTTAGTAGGATCCTCAACACTACAGGGAAATGCTGCTGTGTTGCAGAACAACCCTCGAGATTTAGAATGATGCTTCGGAAAAAATATTTGCTTCAGTAGGGTTTAGACTTTTGGTTAAATTTTCTTTTTATTTCGGTCCTCACCGAAATATCCATTTTCAGGAATTACTTTACAGTTATTGTGCACAactttcattgcatttagatgaaGCCCAACAATTTTTTATTTCATTTAATTTTATACTTTGAGATGAAAATTAATTGGTACCTACCAAAATTTCAGAAATTGTCAAATTTTGAGCACCCGCAGGCTACAGCTATACATAAATATGACCGAATCAGTTGCTTTGCATTGGAAGTATAGTTATTTGTTCATAAAATTGTCACACTACACCACCATTTGGAAAATTCTTCATTGCCACCACGACATTATTTTAAACTTGTGAGAAAGTAGGTCTTTCTGGCAAAAATGTACATCGATTAAAAACAGCTTGATTAAATGGTGGGCAAGCGTGTCAAGGTTCTTGTAAAAATTATTACATTGtttgtactttgtacacaccagATCCTACTTTTGGTGAACAATGTAGCCCCCTTCGTCTAACCTACATTCCCTACCACCATTTTACGTACTACGTTTATTTTCTCACTGAACCATGCAATTCGAATGTTATAAGTATTTGAATGCTGTTTTCCAGGTAAGAAATCTGCTAAAATCCGGAATATTTATCTTTATATCTTATATTTATCTTCTTCTGCCATAAACTAGTAATCGTATTTTTGCTAATTTGGTTGGGCAAATCTTAACGCCTTATGTTGGCCCCTTGCAGATTCAAGCTGCTTTCCGAACTGACGAAATCCGGAGAACACAGCCTACTCCACAGGATGAAATGCGTGCCGGGATGAGTTACTTCCATGAAACAATATGGAAGGGTGTACCCAAGTTCCTACGCCGTGTGGACACAGCTCTTAAGAATATTGGAATCGACGAGCGACTTCCATACAATGCTCCTCTAATTCAGTTCTCTTCTTGGATGGGTGGTGACCGCGATGGTGAATTTCTCTTCCCATGTGTTGTTTCTATTTAACTCTGTTTATTTTTCCTTGAGGGGCCAACTCTATTTAACTCTGTATAAATATTGGGTGTCAATTACAACTATTTTTCTCAGTCTTGGTGGTAACACCTTTTTCTGAAACTCTGTCACTGGTTATATAGGAAACCCCAGAGTCACACCGGAGGTGACAAGGGATGTATGCCTGTTGGCCAGAATGATGGCTGCTAACTTGCACTTCTCACAGATTGAAGAGCTCATGTTCGAGGTATAGCTTGAAAGTTTCTCCATCCCCATCTTGCTTTGCCCGTTTAGTTCCCTCTGTTTGCAGGATCAAATGCCAATTGCTTTTTATGTACATTTGGCAGCTCTCCATGTGGCGATGCAACGATGAACTTCGTGTCCGCGCTGAGGAACTACACCGCGCTTCAAAGAAAGCTGAAAAACATTACATAGGTGAGACAAAGTAGTTTTTTTTTATCCATTTCAAAAATTATTTTGCATCCCTGTACCAGTGTGTTGTTTCAAGGATCTTTAATTGCCATCCGTGGTTATTTTGCCTTGTCAATCAGTTTAGCTTTGACAGTCGTGTGCAATACTATTCGTCATGAATTTGCCCTGCTAATCCTGTCTATTTCAATACTAAAAACGTGAGCTGTTGATGCAGAGTTCTGGAAGCAAGTTCCCCCAACTGAACCTTACCGTGTGATACTGGGCTATGTGCGGGACAAACTGTACTACACGCGCGAACGTTCCCGCCATCTTCTCACCAGTGGAACTTCTGACATCCCCGCGGACTCCACCTTCACCGATGTCGAGCAGGTAACCAAACCAGCACGCGTCCATGGCGATCCATCCATCCATTGTTCCCGCATGTGGTTATGATCGTTGTGATGTTGTTGATCATAACACATTTTCCTTTGTGATCCGACAGTTTCTGGAGCCCCTCGAGCTGTGCTACCGGTCACTGTGCGATTGCGGCGACAAGACCGTCGCCGACGGGAGCCTCCTCGACTTCCTGCGCCAGGTGTCCACCTTCGGCCTGTCCCTCGTCAAGCTCGACATCCGGCAGGAGTCGGACCGGCACACCGACGCGCTGGACGCGATCACCGCGCACCTCGGCATCGGCTCGTACCGCTCGTGGCCCGAGGAGAAGCGGCAGGAGTGGCTGCTGTCGGAGCTGAGGGGCAGGCGCCCGCTGTTCGGCGGCGACCTCCCCATGACCGAGGAGGTGGCCGACGTCCTCGGCACGTTCCGCGTCCTCGCCGAGCTCCCGCCGGACTGCTTCGGCGCCTACATCATCTCCATGGCCACGGCGCCGTCCGACGTGCTCGCCGTCGAGCTCCTCCAGCGGGAGTGCCACGTGGGGCACCCCCTCCGGGTGGTGCCGCTGTTCGAGAAGCTGGCCGACCTGGAGGCGGCCCCCGCGGCCGTCGCGCGGCTGTTCTCGATCGACTGGTACATGGACCGGAtcggcggcaagcaggaggtcATGATCGGCTACTCCGACTCCGGCAAGGACGCCGGCCGCCTGTCGGCGGCGTGGCAGCTGTACAAGGCGCAGGAGGAGCTGGTCAAGGTGGCGAAGCAGTACGGGGTGAAGCTGACCATGTTCCACGGGCGGGGCGGCACGGTCGGCAGGGGCGGCGGGCCGACCCACCTGGCCATACTGTCCCAGCCGCCGGAGACGGTGAACGGGTCGCTCCGCGTGACGGTGCAGGGCGAGGTGATCGAGCACTCGTTCGGCGAGGAGCACCTCTGCTTCCGGACTCTGCAGCGGTTCACGGCGGCCACCCTGGAGCACGGCATGCACCCGCCGGTCTCCCCCAAGCCCGAGTGGCGCGCGCTCATGGACGAGATGGCCGTCGTGGCCACCGAGGAGTACCGCGCCATGGTCTTCAAAGAACCACGATTCGTCGAGTACTTCAGATCGGTACGTACTATATATGCTCATGACAAGATCTTCCGGAAAAATCAAATCCATTTTCTCTCTTGTGTAGGCGACACCTGAGACAGAGTACGGCAGGATGAACATCGGCAGCCGGCCGTCGAAGAGGAAGCCGAGCAGCGGCATCGAGACGCTGCGCGCCATCCCGTGGATCTTCGCCTGGACGCAGACGAGGTTCCACCTGCCCGTGTGGCTCGGGTTCGGCGCCGCGTTCAAGCACATCATGCAAAAGGACATCAGGAACGTCCAGGCTCTCAGGGAGATGTACAACGAGTGGCCCTTCTTCAGGGTCACGCTGGACCTTCTGGAGATGGTGTTCGCCAAGGGAGACCCCGGCATCGCCGCGCTCTACGACGAGCTGCTCGTCGCCGACGAGCTCAAGCCCCTCGGGGAGCAGCTGAGGAGCAACTTCGAGGACACCAAGAAGCTGCTCGTCCAGGTGAGCGAGATTCACATTCCAGCTAGCTCCACATTTCATGGCGGTTTCTAACCATCGTCTCTTGTGGTGCAGGTTGCTGGACATAGGGACGTGCTTGAAGACGACCCGTACCTGAAGCAGCGTCTGCGGCTGCGCGACCCGTACATCACCACCCTCAACGTGTGCCAGGCCTACACGCTGAAGCGGATCAGGGACCCCAGCTTCCAGGTGACGGCGCAGCCGCCGCTGTCCAAGGAGTTCGCCGACGAGAACCAGCCGGCGTCGCTGGTGAAGCTCAACGCGGCGAGCGAGTACGCGCCGGGGCTGGAGGACACGCTCATCCTCACCATGAAGGGCATCGCCGCCGGCATGCAGAACACGGGCTAGATTCAGATTGCCAAGGTTTTTTGCTGTGTGCTTGAATCTGCGGAGTGCTGAAGGCACCAGCTATCCCTGCGCCTTCTTCTTGTTTTGGCGAATATGAATAAAATTGTCAAAATAATGTATAGATGCGTGACTGATGTATAAACAGTATAAAATCTTCTGTGCGGATAATGGCACATAAAGTCATAAACTCGATATATACTCTTTCAAGGGCATCACCAACTAGGACCCCTGAAACAAACAAGGTACGGAGCCGGCCATCCAATCGTATCTGCATACACTCTGAAGCGAAGTTGATCAAGCCGCACGACTTTCATACAAACCAAATGATTTTCGTCTAAACCGGACCAAAATCATTACATTTTTGACATATTTCAACTAAATTATAGTGGACTAGGCTTTTTTTAACCTATTCTAAGTAATCGTCGGCTACGGTAGCCTCCGTGTCCCACAACATGTCTTTCCCATGTCCGGCAAGCTCGTTTGGTCGGGCATGAGGCCCGGGAAGCGAAGTTGTGGGAGGGGAGGAATAGGAGCAGCCTTCGTGGACCCAAGCCATGGCGGCAGCCCATGTGCTACTCTTCCTCGTCGGAGTCCACCGTGTCGACGGCATCGGGCGTGGACGTGTCGGCCTCATAGTCGTGGAGGTGGGGCACTAACCGCAGTGACGGTgcggccgacgcggagctggtgACGTCCGTGGTAGCCCGCGCCTCCTCTTCGGACACCTCCATGAACAGGGTGTCTTTCTTCGCTCACAGGACGCGCAACAACCATCGCTCGCGACGGATGTATCGGGCGCTCCGCATGAACTTGTACAACGCCCGCTGCTCATTTAGGAAGTCTGAATCCTCCCCGACCATGCCCACGGTGGCATTGTTGTTCGCCTGGTCACCGGGGATTTGCAACTCCACGAGATGGTGCTCATTGGGGAACGTTGACACATGCAGCACTGGCTGCTCTTCCGCGGGCGGGGGCACCGACTCATTGTCGGAAGCCTACTCCATCGTCCGGTCCTTGTCACTGACCTTCGGCGAGCTAGCCAACAAGCCGCCCTCAGTCCTCGCGCACAAATGGGCCTGCTAGCCGGCCGCAACGCCGACCCACTCCTGCTTCTGCCCCGTCGACAGGCTCTCCCACATAGCTCTAGATCTCCGGCCCGGTCATGGCGGGCATGATGCGGCGGTGTTGGTCATGACGGGAGAGGAGGCAACGTTTAAATAGTGGGCAACGGCCGGGACAAGCGGCATGGTGTGTCAATGTGGGTGTCGGAGTAAGTTTACCAGTCTCTGCACCAGTTTAATGCTGGAAGGCAAACGGATGGGACTCTTTATGAATGCGGTGTAGAGTCGTCCGGTCTCGTTCGGTCACGCTTCTCTAGTACTGGAACAGAAGCGGAGACCTGGCGGTGCTCTCCTCCGGCGTGCCGCTTCAATATTAGCTCCAGTGAGAGGTCTCGCTCACTTCTTGGTCGGCATGAATGCGGACTGGTGCTCTGGAGCAGTGCAGACCAGCATGTATGTGCGGCAACCACTTCATGTGGGAGAGGGTGCGGGTGCGGAAGAGATTTTTTGGTGGGTCCATGGTGGCGAACGCGTGCGTGGCAGCTGCCCGGACGTCCGCAAAGCCCCCTTGGTTTGCCTCTTGTTTGCGGGAAAATTGACGCCTGCACCACTCTGCAAACCAATGGGGTACCACGTTGGATGGCAAGGACTGCTCGTTTTGGACGGTTGCGGGCAGTTTGAGGGTCAGTGTTGAAGATGCCCTTAGACCGGCACTCTCTAATCGATGCACGTTGTCACAACCATCAATTTGTAATGTTTGCACAATCCATCATAAGTTCAtaaacaaaaaataaaaaggcCACACAGGCCAACCAAGGAGAAAGAACAGAGACATGAATAAGAGATATGAAACATGATGCTACACAAAATCATATTATTGGCCTGCCATCCAATATTGGTTGAACAAATCCCGAGGGACCGTCCAACATGGGTTGCATCGAGAGGCAGTGGACATCTGATCCTTCTGTCGGTGAAGATGGGACCACATATGATTCAGTTAATACCCTTGAAAATGACCTGCAAAAAGGGGAAGTTTTATGATGTTAAAAACACAATCATTATGCCCGAAAAACAAGAATTTCATATTTTCTAAAGTAAAACACAAACTCCCACATGAATTTGTGCTTTCAACTTGTGGTGAACTCCAACCAATCAGTGCCCCAAAAAAATCCATACTACTAGTAGGGGTGGTAACTTAAAGCCTACATGGACAATATGATGTAGAAGCTTGGTGAGCAAGCAATCAAGAAACAAATGCCTAATTGGTTCCTTGTTGTCCAAAAAGGAATAATTGC belongs to Triticum urartu cultivar G1812 chromosome 7, Tu2.1, whole genome shotgun sequence and includes:
- the LOC125520902 gene encoding phosphoenolpyruvate carboxylase 1-like, with product MSSSSAAPMERHHSIDAQLRLLAPGKVSEDDKLVEYDALLVDRFLDILQDLHGPHLREFVQDCYEVAAEYEGDRDAARLDELGGRLTGLAPADSIVVASSFSHMLNLANLAEEVQIANRRRNKLKRGDFADEASATTESDIEETLKRLVSDLGKTREEVFDALKNQTVDLVFTAHPTQSIRRSLLQKHGRIRNCLRQLYAKDITADDKQELDEALQREIQAAFRTDEIRRTQPTPQDEMRAGMSYFHETIWKGVPKFLRRVDTALKNIGIDERLPYNAPLIQFSSWMGGDRDGNPRVTPEVTRDVCLLARMMAANLHFSQIEELMFELSMWRCNDELRVRAEELHRASKKAEKHYIEFWKQVPPTEPYRVILGYVRDKLYYTRERSRHLLTSGTSDIPADSTFTDVEQFLEPLELCYRSLCDCGDKTVADGSLLDFLRQVSTFGLSLVKLDIRQESDRHTDALDAITAHLGIGSYRSWPEEKRQEWLLSELRGRRPLFGGDLPMTEEVADVLGTFRVLAELPPDCFGAYIISMATAPSDVLAVELLQRECHVGHPLRVVPLFEKLADLEAAPAAVARLFSIDWYMDRIGGKQEVMIGYSDSGKDAGRLSAAWQLYKAQEELVKVAKQYGVKLTMFHGRGGTVGRGGGPTHLAILSQPPETVNGSLRVTVQGEVIEHSFGEEHLCFRTLQRFTAATLEHGMHPPVSPKPEWRALMDEMAVVATEEYRAMVFKEPRFVEYFRSATPETEYGRMNIGSRPSKRKPSSGIETLRAIPWIFAWTQTRFHLPVWLGFGAAFKHIMQKDIRNVQALREMYNEWPFFRVTLDLLEMVFAKGDPGIAALYDELLVADELKPLGEQLRSNFEDTKKLLVQVAGHRDVLEDDPYLKQRLRLRDPYITTLNVCQAYTLKRIRDPSFQVTAQPPLSKEFADENQPASLVKLNAASEYAPGLEDTLILTMKGIAAGMQNTG